AACAGGCCGTTTCGAGGCCGCCCAAGGCGGAACCATCTTCCTCGACGAAATCGGAACCCTCGACCCACAACTTCAGGTCCGACTCCTCCGAGTCCTCCAGGAACGCGAGTTCGAACGCGTCGGCGACCACCGCACCCAACAGGTCGACGCCCGCGTCATCGCCGCCACCAACCTCGACCTCGAACACGAAGTCCGCAAAGGTAACTTCCGCGAAGACCTCTACTACCGCCTCAACGTCGTCACCATCCACCTCCCACCCCTCCGCAACCGCCGCGAGGACATCCCCCTCCTCGTGGACCACTTCCTCGATCGCTTCAATCAGGAAAACAACAAGAACCTCCACAAAGTCTCCCGTAGCCTCATGAACACCCTCCTCCGCTATCCCTGGCCAGGCAACGTCCGTGAGCTGGAGAACGCGATGGAACGAGCCGTCGTCCTCGCCAACACCGAAGATTTCACCGAAGACCTCCTCCCCCTCCAGATCCGTCTCTTCTCACAGCAAACCCGCTCCTCCGGCTCTGATCAGTCCCTCGACGCCCTCTGCAGCCGCCTCGCCCAACTCGCCATTAACCAACACGCCGCCGACGGACAGATCTACGGCCAGGTCATCCACGAAGTCGAACGCCACCTCATCCGCGAGGCCCTCGCTCAGAACGAAGGCGTCAAAATCCGCACCGCTGACTTCCTGGGCATCAACCGCAACACCCTTAATAAGAAGGTTCGGGACCTCGGACTCGAAGACCCCGAGCCAGGCCCGCCTAATTGACGTTCAAGCCCCCCAGCGGTACCGTCCGCTCATCCCGAAGTACTGTTCAGCGAGCGCGTTAGCTGCCGATGAGTCGTTCCTACACACCCAACAAAACCCTTGTTGCCGCAGCATTGGCTCTCGCCATGCTGCCAGCAACCCTCTTCGCGCAGGACCGTATCCCCACTGAGATCATCCAGGCGACCACGATCACCCAGCAAACCGAACAGCAACTCCGCTCGATCACCCGACAAACTGTCCTCGTCCTGGTCGAGCCGGATGCCGATCTTCGCAAACGAACCCGTCGCAACCTGACATCCCCCCTCACACGATCCGATGCCACCGACGCCTTCCGCAACGCCTACTCCCTCGTACTCGTCGATGAACTCCGCCCCCTCCTGAGCGACGCCAGCTTCGAGACACGCCTCAACGCCGCCATCATCCTCTCTTATCTCCACGCCCCTCAAGCCCTCGACCTCGCAGGACAGGCACTCGATGATGAGAACCCTGCCGTCCGCTATTGGGCCGCCCGCTGCTTCGAGGACATCACACCCCGCGTTCAACTCACCAACCAGCAACTCCTGGGCAACGCCGACCTTCTCGCCGGACAACTCGCTACCGAGACTTCCGACATCACCGCCATCCGCCTCGTCGAGGCCCTCGACGCCTTCTCGAATCCCGACGCCTACCAACGCCTGATCGACGCCCTCTTCACGAGAACCGTGACCGACCGCGACAGCCTTGCCCCCGAGGAACGTGCCCTCACCGCCACCTTCCAGTGGCTCATCCGAGCACGATCCGAAGGCGTCAACATCGAGCCGATCCTCGCAAACCTCTCAGCACTCGTCATTGTCAATGCGCAAGTCGCTACGGAACGTCTCCAGCAAGACCCCGAAGCGCCAAACGCCGCAGAACTTATCCGCGTCTCCGATCAGGTCCTCGACCTCGCCCGCGAGACATTTTTCCCGAACACGCCCGCCCCGGGCGGGTCGCTCTCGCGCTATATTCCTCGCGCTGAGTGGACCCAGGTCCTACAGGCTCTCCAATCCTGGAAGACCCTCCTGGCCGACCCAACGGTCAACCTAAGCCAGCAAGCCCGCGACGCGCTCAACAACCGATAGAAACAAACAACATGTCCGAGCGGATCAAGGCCGCGATCGTCCGACACCTCAGCGACCGTCGCTATCAACCAGCCTCTTCTTCACAACTCGCCAAGCAACTCAACATCGACCCCGAAGACCGCGAGGACTTCGAACACGCGATCACCCAGTTGCTCAAAGATAAACACGTCGTCCTCGGCTCCGCCGACACCCTCGCCATGCCGCCCCCAGGCCGCGAGATCACCGGACGATTCTCACTCCACCCCCGTGGATTCGGCTTCATCACCCCCGACGATGACCGGATGCACACCGACCTCTTCGTCCCCGCTCAGGACACTGGCGGGGCACTCTCCGGCGACACCGTCCGCGCCCGCGTCCTCCGCGATCGTCGACCCTCCACACCCGGCACCACCTCCTACACCGGCAGAATCGTCGAAGTCGTCAAACGCTCCGACAAGGTCTTCACAGGCACCGTTGTCCAACAGGGCAGACTCTCCATCGTCAAACCCGATGGCAAAGCCCTCAGTACCGACGTCGTCCTCCGAGACGCCCAGGCCGCAGGTGCCAACCCCGGCGACAAAATCGCCTTCGAAATCATCACCTACCCCGAGAATCCCAACGACCTGCCCGAAGGCGTCGTCACCAAAGTCCTAGGCGAAGCCGGCATCCCCGAAGTCGAAACCCTCGCCACCATCCAGGGATTCGGGCTCCCAGGCGAGTTCCCCGAAGCCGTCCTCGAAGACGCCCGCAAAGCCGTCAAGAAACTCGACGCCGAACAGAAAAACCCAGACCGACTCGACCTCACCAACACCCTGATCTGCACCATCGACCCCCCCGACGCCCGCGACTTCGATGACGCCATCTCCGTGACCGAAGTCAACGACGGATCCCGCGCCGTGGTCGAACTCGCCGTTCACATCGCCGACGTTGCCCTCTACATCGAACCCGGCTCCGAGATCGACAAGGAAGCCTACGCCCGCGGCAACTCCGTCTACCTCCCACGCCACGTCATCCCCATGCTTCCCGAGGTCCTGAGCAACGGCGTCTGCTCCCTCCAGGAAGACGTTCCCCGCTGCTGCCTCTCCTGCTTCATCCGCTACGATAAAGACGCCAACGTCGTCGCCACACGCTTCGCCAAAACCCGCATCCATTCCGCCAAACGCTTCACCTATCTCGAAGCTCAGGCCATCATCGATGGCGATATCCGCGAAGCCACCAAACACTGTAAAACCGAACCCAAGTACCCACGACCCCTCATCAAGATGCTCAAGGCCATGGACGACCTGGCCAAACGCATCCGCCAGCGGCGCCTCCGCAACGGTATGATCGTCCTCGGCCTCCCCGAAGTCGAACTCGTCTACGACGACGCAGGGCACGTTGTAGATGCCCAGCCCGAAGACAACGCCTTCACCCACACCCTCATCGAGATGTTCATGGTCGAAGCCAATGAGGCCGCCGCCTCCCTCTTCGACCGACTCGACCTCCCGATGATCCGCCGCATCCACCCCGATCCACCCGCCCACGACATGTCCGACCTCCGCCGCTTCGCCCGCGTCGCCGGCTACAACATCCCCGCCCACCCGACTCGCCAGGAACTCCAGTCCCTCCTCGACTCGGCCCGCGGCAAACCCGCCCAGACCGCCGTCCACCTCGCCGTCCTCAAAACCCTCTCCAAAGCCGAATACAGCCCTGCCGTCGTCGGCCACTTCGCTCTCGCCTCCGAACACTACAGCCACTTCACCTCACCCATCCGACGCTACCCCGACCTCATCCTCCACCGCGCCCTCTCCGAGTACATCGCAGCAGAGAAAGCCAATGGCGGACAACCGCTCAAGCGCAAATCCAAACCCACCAAAGTCCTCGCCGAAAAAATCCCCACCGAAGACAAACTCACCGAACTCGGCAGCCACTGCTCCTCCACCGAACGCAACGCCGAGGCCGCCGAACGACAGCTCCGCAACTTCCTCATCCTCCAACTCCTCACCCACCACCTCGGCGACGACTTCCCCGGCACCGTCACAGGCGTCACCAACCGCGGCGTCTTCGTCCAGATCGACCGCTTCCTCGTCGATGGCTTCGTCGAAGCCTCCGAACTCCCCGGTCCCACCTCAGAACGCTGGTCCCTCAACCGCCAGACCGGCGCTCTCGTCGCCCAACGCTCTGGTAAAACCATCACCATCGGCGACCGCTTCACCGTCCGCATCGCCTCCGTCGACCTCCCCAAACGCCAACTCGAACTCGCCGTCGTCTCCACCGGCAAAAACTACGACAAAGCCACCGACCAGAAAACCAAATCCCGCAACCCCAAATCCGGCAAATCCACCAAACCCCGCCAGCAAGCCTCCGGCACCAAAAAAACCAACGCCAAAACCCTCAAGTTCAAACAGACCCGAAAGAAAAAGAGCAAACGCAAGCCACGAGGCCAGTAGCCGACGACCATCAGCGGCACTGATGACCCATGCTCCACACCCTCGACCCCATCGCCTTCACCATCCCCGGCATCGGCCTCCCCATCCGCTGGTACGGCCTCGCCTACCTCGCCGGCTTCCTCATCGCCTACGCCCTCATCCGTCGCGCCCTCACCGTCGGCCGCACACCCCTCAAGCCCGACCTCGCCGCCGACCTCATTATCCACATCGCACTCGGCCTCATCATCGGCGGACGACTCGGCTACGTCCTCTTCTACCAGCCCTCACTCCTCATCGACTTCGATTCCCAACCCCCCTTCTGGGGGCCACTCGCCATCAACCGAGGCGGAATGGCCTCCCATGGCGGCATGCTCGGAGCCATCCTCGCCGCATGGCTCTTCGCCCGACGACACAACACCCCAATCCTCCACCTCCTCGACCTCGTCGCCTTCGCCGGACCCCCAGGCGTCCTCCTCGGACGACTCGCCAACTACGTCAACGGCGAACTCTACGGCCGCGAGTGCGCACCCAACTTCATCTTCGCCACCCGCTTCCCCCAGGAACTCTTGGACTGGGCAGTCGATCCTGAACTCTACGCAACCAAACTCGCCCCACTCATGGCCAAAGCCCCCGACCTCGGCGAGACCCCGCTGAACTGGGCCTACCACGCCATGAATCGCATTCAGCAGCACGACCCCGACATCATCGCCCTCATCGAACCAGCCCTCACCCCGCGCCACCCCTCACAACTCTACGCCGCCGCCCTGGAAGGACTCCTGCTCTTCCTGATCCTCGCCGCCGCCTGGACGAAGCCCCGCAAGCCAGGACTCATCGCTGGACTCTTCTGCTGCACCTACGCCATCGTCCGCATCATCGGCGAGTTCTTCCGCATGCCCGACACCCAACTCCTTAACAGCGAGTTCGCCGCGACAGGCATCACTCGCGGCCAGTGGCTCTCCGCTCTACTCTTCCTGCTTGGCCTCTTTGTGATTCACATGGCACGAAAGAGCAGACAAGAACCCCTCGGCAGTTGGATCCCTTCCGCCCGCGAACCGGGCCGTGCCAACCCGAGTTCTGCTGAATAACGCACTCATCCAATCTTCATCGAGCCCGTCTCGATAAACGCCCTGTGCATCTCAAAGCACTTGGCAAGGTCGTGCCTCAGGTGACCGCCAGGCGACTCAGCCACATACTTCCGCAGATAGTCCTGGTAATCAGGATGAGCGCAGTGGTTGATCAGCGCCTCCGCTCGCTCCACCGGCCCCAGCCCGCGCAGGTCCGCAAGCCCTTGGTCCGTCACCACAATCTGAACATCGTGCTCGCTGTGATCGCAGTGCGAAACCATCGGCACAACCGTCGAGATCGCCCCGCCTTTAGCCACACTCGGCGCAACAAAGATCGACAGATACGCATTCCGCATGAAGTCGCCCGACCCACCAATGCCGTTCATCAGATTGGTGCCACAGATGTGCGTCGAGTTCGCGTGCCCATAAATATCCACCTCGATCGCCGTGTTGATCGCGATCACACCCATCCGTCGAATCACCCCCGGGTTATTCGACAGCTCCTGCGGGCGGATCACAATCTTGGGCGCAAAGAAATCCATGTCGCCGTAGATGCGTGCCATCTGCTCATCACTCAGCGTCAGACTCGTGCACGATGCCCCCAGCAGTCGCCCATTGATCATCAGATCAACTAACGCGTCCTGAAAAACCTCCGAATACATATAAAAAGGCGGGACATCCGACGACGCGCCCAGCCCCGCCATCACCGCATTCGCCACATTCCCAACACCCGACTGCAGCGGCAGAAAGTCTGCTGGGATCCGCCCCGCCCTCATCTCATCCAGCAGAAAACGAATCACATGCCCCGCGATCTTCTCACTCACGACATCAGGAGCCGAAAACGGAGCCACCCCATCCGACTCGTCGTTCTCCACCACCCCAATGATCCGCTCAGGGTCCACCGTCGCAAAAGGCGTCCCCATCTTTGACAACGGATGATGGATCGCAATCGGACTACGGTGCGGCGGGGGCGGCAGGATCGCCACGTCGTGACATTCAGCCAGACGCGTCGAGTGATGCCGATTCAGTTCCACCACCACCTTCTTCGCATGCCGCAGATAACTCGGCGAAGCACCCCCCGACGTACTCAGATACACCCGCCCGTCATGCGTGATGTCTGTCGCCTCGACGATCGCAAAATCCAACTCACCGAAAAAACCAAACTCCATCATCTGAGGGACATGTGATAAATGCATGTCCACAAACCGGGTCTCCTGGGCATTGATCCGCTTGCGCAAAGTCGAACTCGACTGATATGGCGCACGCCACTTGATCGCATCCGCCCTGGCCAGCGACTCATCCAACGCCACCCCCGTTGAAGCACCGGTCAGCACGCGAATCCCATACGGCTTGCCCTCAGCGTGCAGCACCTCGGCCCGCGCTGCGATCGCCCTTGGCACCGCCTTCGCCGCACCCGCTGGCGTAAAACCCGAAAAACCGACCGTCGCGCCATCCGGGATCATCGCCGCCACTTCCTCTGCCGTGACTTGCGTGATCGCCTGACACCTCTGGCATCGCTCACCTTCAACCATCGCCAGGCTCCGTCCGTTGTTCAATCCCATCGACATCACATCTTCCTTATCGTGCTGAATTTCACACGGCCAGCGTCTCGCTCTCAAGACTCAATCGCTCCACGTCCCCCGCGCAGACCACGCGCTCTGCCCCCGTATCGTCTCGCAGCACCAGGCCACCATCCGGGTCCAGCCCCACGACACAACCCTGCACCGCCTTCCCGCCCTGCACCAGTCGCACCCGCTCACCACGCCACGCCAGAACACCCCTCACCTCGCTAAGCACCGAGGCGCGCCCCGGCTCCGACCCCACCAGCCTCAGCAAACTCAGCATCCTGTAGACAACACGCTCAACCACATCATCAACCTCAGGAACATCATCCAGAAGCTCAGCAAGCGACACCGCCGGCACCCTCAGCCCCTCACCAAGCGATGCCGATCGGAGACTCACATTCACGCCCACACCCGCGATCAACCAATCATGGCCCTCACGACCCGCCCAGGGCCGCTCACACAACACACCACCCACTTTGCGCCCGCCAACCAACACATCATTCGGCCATTTGATCTCAACACGGTCCCGCAATGGCTCCGCGAGTAAATCGCTCACCACGCGATTCACCGCCAGCCCCACCGCCAACGGCGCCAACGACCAGCCACCCCAGCCCGCAGGCGGTAACCAAGCCAGACTCAACCACGCCCCACCAATAGGCGACACCCACCGACGACCCCCGCGACCTCGACCACCCGTCTGCTGCCGAGCCGCTACAACAAAAGGAGAGCAACGACCCTCCGACGCCAGCGCCGACGCCACGTCATTCGTCGAACCCACGGATTCATGCCACGAAATCAGCACGCCTGTTCACTCCATTCCGCTCAACCCAACTGGCTGAGTAACACCCCCGCCGCCACCGCCGAACCAATCACACCCGCCACATTCGGTCCCATCGCGTGCATCAGCAAGAAGTTCTGCGGGTCCTCCTCCTGTCCAACCCGATGCACCACCCGCGCCGCCATCGGCACCGCACTCACACCCGCCGCCCCGATCAACGGATTGATCGGCTCCTTGCTCAGCAGATTCATGAGCTTGGCAAACAACACGCCCGTTGCCGTCGCGATCGCAAACGCCCCAATGCCAAGCACAAACACCATGATCGTGTCCTGTGTCAGGAAGTTCGCCGCAGACGTCTTCGCTCCCACCGTAACCCCCAGCAGTATCGTCACGATGTCAATAAACGTCCCCTGCGCCGTCTTCGCCAGCCGGTCCGTGACCATCGACTCCCGCAACAGGTTTCCGAAGAACAACATACCCAGAAGCGGCAGCCCGCCCGGAGCAATAAACGCCGTCAGAAGAAAACCCACGATCGGGAAAACGATCTTCACACGCTTCGACACCGGCTTCATCTGCTCCATCCGGATCAGACGTTCCTTCTTCGTCGTCAACAGCCTCATAATCGGCGGCTGAATGATCGGCACCATCGCCATATACGAATAAGCAGCCAACGCCACCGCCCCCAGCAGATGCGGAGCCAACTGCGAACAAGTGAAGATCGCCGTCGGACCATCCGCCCCACCTATGATCCCAATCGACGCCGCCTCTTGGTCGGTAAAGCCCAGCGCCATCGCCCCAAGCAACGCCGCAAAAATGCCGAACTGCGCCGCCGCACCCAGCAGCAACGTCTTCGGATTCGCCAGCATCGGGCCAAAATCCGTCAGCGCCCCGATCCCCAGAAAAATCAGAGGCGGATAAAACCCCGCCAACCCCACACCCGCAAACAGCCACCACAGGATCGATGCATTAAACACATCCTGCTTCTCTGGCGACCACACCTGCGGATACTTCCCGCTCGGTGCCTTGACTTCCTGGGCGACCAGCAACGATCGTCCCTGACCCAGCGCCACCACCGCATTCCCCCGCTCAGCGCCATACCACCCCGGCGCCGAAAACAGCGCATGGGTATTCACCATGATCGCCCGACCCTCTTCAACCAGGTAGTCCCCACGATGCCGCTCCTGCTCGGGCAGCGGCTCAAAAAACGTCAGCGGAATCACACCATCTTCCGCCTCCCCATACTCAACCATGTAGTAGTGAACGTCATGCTCACTTACCGGCCCGTCGTACACACTCAGCGACAACGATGAAGCGTCATAAGGAATGTTCCCGATCAGGATCCCAAACCCAATCGGCACCAGCAGCAGCGGCTCAAACCCCTTCCGAACCGCCAGCCAGATAAACAAACACCCCACACCGATCATCACCAGGTTCGGCCAGCTGAACTGACCAAAACCCGAATCAGTGAGGTAATCCAAAAACACGCTGTAGACAGCTTCC
This Phycisphaeraceae bacterium DNA region includes the following protein-coding sequences:
- a CDS encoding HEAT repeat domain-containing protein; translation: MSRSYTPNKTLVAAALALAMLPATLFAQDRIPTEIIQATTITQQTEQQLRSITRQTVLVLVEPDADLRKRTRRNLTSPLTRSDATDAFRNAYSLVLVDELRPLLSDASFETRLNAAIILSYLHAPQALDLAGQALDDENPAVRYWAARCFEDITPRVQLTNQQLLGNADLLAGQLATETSDITAIRLVEALDAFSNPDAYQRLIDALFTRTVTDRDSLAPEERALTATFQWLIRARSEGVNIEPILANLSALVIVNAQVATERLQQDPEAPNAAELIRVSDQVLDLARETFFPNTPAPGGSLSRYIPRAEWTQVLQALQSWKTLLADPTVNLSQQARDALNNR
- the rnr gene encoding ribonuclease R, which translates into the protein MSERIKAAIVRHLSDRRYQPASSSQLAKQLNIDPEDREDFEHAITQLLKDKHVVLGSADTLAMPPPGREITGRFSLHPRGFGFITPDDDRMHTDLFVPAQDTGGALSGDTVRARVLRDRRPSTPGTTSYTGRIVEVVKRSDKVFTGTVVQQGRLSIVKPDGKALSTDVVLRDAQAAGANPGDKIAFEIITYPENPNDLPEGVVTKVLGEAGIPEVETLATIQGFGLPGEFPEAVLEDARKAVKKLDAEQKNPDRLDLTNTLICTIDPPDARDFDDAISVTEVNDGSRAVVELAVHIADVALYIEPGSEIDKEAYARGNSVYLPRHVIPMLPEVLSNGVCSLQEDVPRCCLSCFIRYDKDANVVATRFAKTRIHSAKRFTYLEAQAIIDGDIREATKHCKTEPKYPRPLIKMLKAMDDLAKRIRQRRLRNGMIVLGLPEVELVYDDAGHVVDAQPEDNAFTHTLIEMFMVEANEAAASLFDRLDLPMIRRIHPDPPAHDMSDLRRFARVAGYNIPAHPTRQELQSLLDSARGKPAQTAVHLAVLKTLSKAEYSPAVVGHFALASEHYSHFTSPIRRYPDLILHRALSEYIAAEKANGGQPLKRKSKPTKVLAEKIPTEDKLTELGSHCSSTERNAEAAERQLRNFLILQLLTHHLGDDFPGTVTGVTNRGVFVQIDRFLVDGFVEASELPGPTSERWSLNRQTGALVAQRSGKTITIGDRFTVRIASVDLPKRQLELAVVSTGKNYDKATDQKTKSRNPKSGKSTKPRQQASGTKKTNAKTLKFKQTRKKKSKRKPRGQ
- a CDS encoding sodium ion-translocating decarboxylase subunit beta, with the protein product MEAVYSVFLDYLTDSGFGQFSWPNLVMIGVGCLFIWLAVRKGFEPLLLVPIGFGILIGNIPYDASSLSLSVYDGPVSEHDVHYYMVEYGEAEDGVIPLTFFEPLPEQERHRGDYLVEEGRAIMVNTHALFSAPGWYGAERGNAVVALGQGRSLLVAQEVKAPSGKYPQVWSPEKQDVFNASILWWLFAGVGLAGFYPPLIFLGIGALTDFGPMLANPKTLLLGAAAQFGIFAALLGAMALGFTDQEAASIGIIGGADGPTAIFTCSQLAPHLLGAVALAAYSYMAMVPIIQPPIMRLLTTKKERLIRMEQMKPVSKRVKIVFPIVGFLLTAFIAPGGLPLLGMLFFGNLLRESMVTDRLAKTAQGTFIDIVTILLGVTVGAKTSAANFLTQDTIMVFVLGIGAFAIATATGVLFAKLMNLLSKEPINPLIGAAGVSAVPMAARVVHRVGQEEDPQNFLLMHAMGPNVAGVIGSAVAAGVLLSQLG
- the lgt gene encoding prolipoprotein diacylglyceryl transferase → MLHTLDPIAFTIPGIGLPIRWYGLAYLAGFLIAYALIRRALTVGRTPLKPDLAADLIIHIALGLIIGGRLGYVLFYQPSLLIDFDSQPPFWGPLAINRGGMASHGGMLGAILAAWLFARRHNTPILHLLDLVAFAGPPGVLLGRLANYVNGELYGRECAPNFIFATRFPQELLDWAVDPELYATKLAPLMAKAPDLGETPLNWAYHAMNRIQQHDPDIIALIEPALTPRHPSQLYAAALEGLLLFLILAAAWTKPRKPGLIAGLFCCTYAIVRIIGEFFRMPDTQLLNSEFAATGITRGQWLSALLFLLGLFVIHMARKSRQEPLGSWIPSAREPGRANPSSAE
- a CDS encoding biotin--[acetyl-CoA-carboxylase] ligase, which gives rise to MLISWHESVGSTNDVASALASEGRCSPFVVAARQQTGGRGRGGRRWVSPIGGAWLSLAWLPPAGWGGWSLAPLAVGLAVNRVVSDLLAEPLRDRVEIKWPNDVLVGGRKVGGVLCERPWAGREGHDWLIAGVGVNVSLRSASLGEGLRVPAVSLAELLDDVPEVDDVVERVVYRMLSLLRLVGSEPGRASVLSEVRGVLAWRGERVRLVQGGKAVQGCVVGLDPDGGLVLRDDTGAERVVCAGDVERLSLESETLAV
- a CDS encoding succinate CoA transferase translates to MSMGLNNGRSLAMVEGERCQRCQAITQVTAEEVAAMIPDGATVGFSGFTPAGAAKAVPRAIAARAEVLHAEGKPYGIRVLTGASTGVALDESLARADAIKWRAPYQSSSTLRKRINAQETRFVDMHLSHVPQMMEFGFFGELDFAIVEATDITHDGRVYLSTSGGASPSYLRHAKKVVVELNRHHSTRLAECHDVAILPPPPHRSPIAIHHPLSKMGTPFATVDPERIIGVVENDESDGVAPFSAPDVVSEKIAGHVIRFLLDEMRAGRIPADFLPLQSGVGNVANAVMAGLGASSDVPPFYMYSEVFQDALVDLMINGRLLGASCTSLTLSDEQMARIYGDMDFFAPKIVIRPQELSNNPGVIRRMGVIAINTAIEVDIYGHANSTHICGTNLMNGIGGSGDFMRNAYLSIFVAPSVAKGGAISTVVPMVSHCDHSEHDVQIVVTDQGLADLRGLGPVERAEALINHCAHPDYQDYLRKYVAESPGGHLRHDLAKCFEMHRAFIETGSMKIG